The following are from one region of the Rosistilla carotiformis genome:
- a CDS encoding DUF3892 domain-containing protein — protein sequence MTTSIRIKFIVKSEQMKPHLRISHVGGTSETSARWYVPVEEAIRDIECGKCRFFVLINGLAIWVVVAVDAAGVKYLKTQADSDTVSHLLSLPDCNRDTVGS from the coding sequence ATGACCACGAGTATTCGGATCAAGTTTATCGTTAAGTCGGAGCAGATGAAGCCGCATCTACGGATCTCTCACGTCGGAGGCACCAGTGAAACCAGTGCTCGCTGGTACGTGCCAGTTGAAGAGGCGATTCGTGACATTGAATGTGGGAAATGCCGTTTTTTCGTCTTGATTAATGGGCTCGCTATTTGGGTTGTCGTCGCCGTTGACGCGGCGGGTGTGAAGTACTTGAAGACGCAGGCTGACAGCGACACCGTCAGTCACCTTCTCAGTCTTCCCGATTGCAATCGCGATACGGTGGGTTCATGA